Proteins encoded in a region of the Gallalistipes aquisgranensis genome:
- a CDS encoding nucleoside kinase — protein MTETVKVICENNGCQLHVNMGTPLLEVMKMLSLHNDHPFLAAYVNNKIKELDYRIYCPLSVRFIDITHYEGMRVYQRTLFFTLSKAVYDLYPERKFRIKHSVSKGFYCEIEGMDDIPQSEIDAIKSRMNELVAQDIPIVRQRVLAQEAEEMYRRLGFEDKIALLHTRPRLYATIYSLANMVGYFYGALAVSTGYIHLFDVRKYYNGLYLAIPKRTDPDQLEPMIHQDKMFDIFKEYKAWVDVMGVSTIGSLNAKVLEGKASELIKVAEAFHEKKLGSIADSILDANVSRGARLVLISGPSSSGKTTFAKRLGIQLRILGLNPVLISLDDYFVEREKTPKDENGDYDYEALEALDVPAFNEHLNTLMNGGSVDVPRYDFITGKRQWHEKPLSLDERSVLVVEGIHGLNPELTKQVDDRYKFKIYISAFTSVSMDDLSRISTTDNRLLRRIVRDYRTRGNDATATLQRWESVRRGEDRHIFPYQENADVMFNSSLFYEISVLRGFVEPMLREVPDTIPEYGEARRLLRFIDNFSPIKPDEIPPTSLLREFIGGSSFTY, from the coding sequence ATGACGGAGACGGTCAAGGTAATTTGCGAGAACAACGGCTGCCAGTTGCATGTGAATATGGGAACGCCGTTGCTGGAGGTGATGAAGATGCTTTCGCTGCACAACGACCACCCCTTTCTGGCGGCATACGTGAACAACAAGATCAAGGAGCTGGATTACAGGATATACTGTCCGCTGTCGGTGCGGTTCATCGACATCACGCACTACGAGGGGATGCGGGTCTACCAGCGCACGCTCTTCTTCACGCTGAGCAAGGCGGTCTACGACCTCTATCCGGAACGGAAGTTCCGCATCAAACATTCGGTGTCCAAAGGCTTCTACTGCGAGATCGAAGGCATGGACGACATTCCCCAGTCGGAGATCGACGCGATCAAGTCGCGCATGAACGAACTGGTGGCGCAGGACATTCCGATCGTCCGCCAGCGGGTGCTCGCACAGGAGGCCGAGGAGATGTACCGCCGGCTCGGGTTCGAGGACAAGATAGCCCTGCTGCACACCCGTCCCCGGCTCTATGCCACGATCTATTCGCTGGCCAACATGGTGGGCTATTTCTACGGGGCGCTGGCCGTGTCGACCGGTTACATCCATCTGTTCGACGTGCGGAAATATTACAACGGGCTCTACCTGGCCATCCCGAAGCGGACCGATCCCGACCAGCTGGAGCCGATGATCCACCAGGACAAAATGTTCGACATCTTCAAGGAGTACAAGGCGTGGGTGGACGTGATGGGGGTTTCGACCATCGGTTCCCTCAATGCCAAGGTGCTGGAAGGCAAGGCGAGCGAACTGATCAAGGTGGCGGAGGCGTTCCACGAGAAGAAACTGGGCAGCATCGCCGATTCGATCCTCGACGCCAACGTGAGCCGGGGCGCGCGGCTGGTGCTGATTTCGGGTCCCTCGTCCAGCGGCAAGACCACGTTCGCCAAGCGGCTGGGCATCCAGCTCCGGATACTGGGGCTGAACCCCGTGCTGATCTCGCTGGACGACTATTTCGTGGAGCGGGAGAAGACCCCGAAGGACGAGAACGGTGACTACGACTACGAGGCGCTGGAGGCGCTCGATGTGCCCGCTTTCAACGAGCACCTCAATACGCTGATGAACGGCGGCAGCGTGGATGTCCCCCGCTACGACTTCATCACCGGCAAGCGGCAGTGGCACGAGAAGCCGCTCAGTCTCGACGAGCGCTCGGTGCTGGTGGTGGAGGGTATCCACGGGCTCAATCCCGAACTGACGAAACAGGTGGATGACCGCTACAAGTTCAAGATATACATTTCGGCCTTTACTTCCGTGTCGATGGACGACCTGTCGCGCATCTCGACCACGGACAACCGCCTGCTGCGGCGCATCGTGCGGGACTACCGCACCCGGGGCAACGATGCCACGGCCACGCTCCAGCGCTGGGAGAGCGTGCGCAGGGGCGAAGACCGGCATATCTTCCCCTACCAGGAGAATGCCGACGTGATGTTCAACTCGTCGCTCTTCTACGAGATTTCGGTGCTGCGCGGTTTCGTGGAGCCCATGTTGCGCGAGGTGCCCGACACGATTCCCGAATACGGGGAGGCCCGCCGCCTGTTGCGCTTTATCGACAATTTCAGCCCGATCAAACCCGACGAGATTCCTCCCACCTCGCTGCTGAGGGAGTTTATCGGCGGAAGCAGTTTCACCTATTAG
- a CDS encoding bifunctional metallophosphatase/5'-nucleotidase, which translates to MKRSILKLRILLFIALPALAASCCGEKTVTIISTNDIHGGIDRFPSLATLVKEYRAADSARLLLIDAGDRWTGNPYVDLAEKRGYPIIELMNALGYQAATLGNHEFDRGQALLQERIEESRFPNLVANMRSSDSARLRALPPYKIFNVDGMRIALLGLLTTYPNGHPVGKDELFTGLAFPDPEPTALSYKNLRDSSDLFVALTHIGVESDSLLATRMPELDLIIGGHSHTVLPDGGKPVNGVLVTQTGKGLKYAGITTVTLRCGKVKKIDNRLVRLDTVAPDPEFAAMVETYKSAPALQKSVGSTRTDLLKEDLAGIFGDVMRRAAGAQFSFYNLGGVRVDTLPAGPVTVAEVFGMEPFGSTVYTLEMTGDQLRELLLNKFNSEGNESHSIDLYPSGLDYTVLTDDAGEGVDVLFTPRLTPGKKYKVALSDYVQGAYDYSLRGTASPTDLILTDLLTDYFGRNDPIVKTAPRRGHIAKRNTDEQSQKRGA; encoded by the coding sequence ATGAAACGCTCTATATTAAAACTCCGGATTCTACTGTTTATTGCCCTGCCGGCGCTGGCCGCCTCCTGCTGCGGGGAAAAGACCGTGACGATCATCTCCACCAACGACATCCACGGCGGAATCGACCGTTTTCCCTCGCTGGCCACGCTGGTCAAAGAGTACCGCGCGGCCGATTCGGCCCGTCTGCTGCTCATCGACGCCGGCGACCGCTGGACGGGCAACCCCTACGTGGACCTGGCCGAAAAACGGGGTTATCCGATCATCGAACTGATGAACGCACTGGGGTACCAGGCCGCGACCCTCGGCAATCACGAATTCGACCGGGGACAGGCCCTGCTCCAGGAGCGGATCGAAGAGAGCCGCTTCCCGAATCTGGTGGCCAACATGCGGAGCAGCGACAGCGCCCGCTTGCGGGCGCTGCCTCCCTACAAGATATTCAACGTGGACGGCATGCGCATCGCCCTGCTGGGCCTGCTGACCACCTATCCCAACGGACATCCCGTAGGCAAGGACGAACTCTTCACGGGCCTCGCCTTTCCCGATCCGGAACCGACCGCGCTCTCCTACAAAAACCTGCGCGACAGCAGCGACCTGTTCGTCGCCCTGACCCACATCGGCGTGGAGTCCGATTCGCTGCTGGCGACCCGGATGCCCGAACTCGACCTGATTATCGGAGGCCACAGCCACACGGTGCTGCCCGACGGAGGCAAACCCGTGAACGGCGTACTGGTCACCCAGACCGGCAAAGGGCTCAAATATGCGGGCATCACCACCGTCACACTCCGCTGCGGAAAGGTGAAGAAGATCGACAACCGGCTGGTACGGCTCGACACCGTCGCCCCCGACCCCGAGTTCGCCGCGATGGTCGAAACCTACAAATCGGCCCCCGCCCTGCAAAAGAGCGTCGGGTCCACCCGCACCGACCTGCTCAAGGAGGACCTGGCCGGCATTTTCGGCGATGTGATGCGCCGGGCCGCCGGAGCGCAGTTCTCCTTCTACAATCTGGGCGGCGTACGCGTGGACACCCTTCCGGCGGGCCCGGTCACCGTGGCCGAAGTCTTCGGCATGGAACCGTTCGGCAGCACCGTCTACACGCTCGAAATGACCGGAGACCAGCTCCGGGAGCTCCTGCTCAACAAATTCAATTCCGAGGGCAACGAATCGCACAGCATCGACCTCTACCCTTCCGGTCTCGACTATACCGTTCTCACGGACGATGCCGGGGAGGGCGTCGACGTTCTTTTCACCCCGCGCCTCACACCCGGAAAGAAATACAAGGTGGCCCTCTCGGACTACGTACAGGGCGCCTACGACTACTCCCTGCGCGGAACAGCCTCGCCGACCGACCTGATCCTCACCGATCTGCTCACAGACTATTTCGGCAGGAACGACCCGATCGTGAAAACGGCACCCCGCCGCGGACACATCGCCAAACGGAACACGGACGAACAATCGCAAAAAAGAGGGGCATAA
- the rpsA gene encoding 30S ribosomal protein S1, with product MEENKEMQEAAPEVAATATETAPVAEKAAEAEAPAKAAEKKVSNDDFDWNAFENDTVLYGGSKEEVAKKYDETLSNVQVGEVVEGTVIGVGKREVVVNIGYKSEGIIPVSEFRYNPELAVGEKVEVYVESAEDKKGQLLLSHKKARQLRSWDRVNEALEKDEVIKGYIKCRTKGGMIVDVFGIEAFLPGSQIDVKPIRDYDIYVDKTMEFKVVKINQEFRNVVVSHKALIEAELEAQKKEIMSKLEKGQILEGTVKNITSYGVFIDLGGVDGLIHITDLSWGRVNHPEEIVQLDQKLNVVILDFDDQKKRIALGLKQLSPHPWDALDPNLKVGDKVKGKVVVMADYGAFIEIAPGVEGLIHVSEMSWSQHLRSAQEFMKVGDEIEAVILTLDRDERKMSLGIKQLTPDPWENIETKYPVGSRHTAKVRNFTNFGVFVEIEEGIDGLIHISDLSWTKKVKHPAEFTQIGADIEVVVLEIDKENRRLSLGHKQLEENPWNQFEGQFAVDTVHEGTITELNDKGAVVALGDNVEGFAPMRQLAKEDGSQVKVGDKLDFKVLEFSKATKRILLSHTRVNEDVRRAEDKAERAERRAKEESTASSVKKINASVEKTTLGDISGLAELKAQMEASAAEKKGE from the coding sequence ATGGAAGAAAACAAAGAAATGCAGGAAGCAGCCCCCGAAGTGGCCGCAACCGCAACCGAAACGGCTCCCGTGGCCGAAAAGGCCGCCGAAGCGGAAGCTCCTGCAAAGGCAGCTGAAAAAAAGGTATCGAACGACGATTTCGACTGGAACGCGTTCGAAAACGACACCGTTCTTTACGGCGGCTCGAAAGAGGAGGTCGCCAAGAAGTACGACGAAACCCTCTCCAACGTACAGGTCGGCGAAGTGGTCGAAGGTACGGTGATCGGCGTGGGCAAACGCGAAGTGGTGGTGAACATCGGGTACAAATCCGAGGGTATCATCCCCGTGAGCGAATTCCGTTACAACCCCGAACTGGCCGTAGGCGAGAAGGTGGAAGTGTATGTGGAAAGCGCCGAGGACAAGAAGGGGCAGCTGCTGCTCTCTCATAAGAAAGCCCGTCAGCTCCGCAGCTGGGACCGCGTGAACGAGGCCCTGGAGAAGGACGAAGTGATCAAGGGTTACATCAAGTGCCGCACCAAGGGCGGTATGATCGTGGACGTGTTCGGCATCGAGGCGTTCCTGCCCGGTTCGCAGATCGACGTGAAACCCATCCGCGACTACGACATCTACGTGGACAAGACCATGGAGTTCAAGGTGGTGAAGATCAACCAAGAGTTCCGCAACGTGGTCGTGTCGCACAAGGCCCTGATCGAGGCCGAACTCGAGGCCCAGAAGAAGGAGATCATGTCCAAGCTGGAGAAGGGCCAGATTCTGGAAGGTACCGTCAAGAACATCACCTCCTACGGCGTATTCATCGACTTGGGCGGCGTAGACGGTCTGATCCACATCACCGACCTGAGCTGGGGCCGGGTGAACCATCCCGAAGAGATCGTTCAGCTCGACCAGAAGCTCAACGTCGTCATCCTCGACTTCGACGACCAGAAGAAACGTATCGCCTTGGGTCTGAAGCAGCTCAGCCCGCATCCGTGGGACGCTCTGGACCCCAATCTGAAGGTGGGCGACAAGGTGAAGGGCAAAGTGGTGGTCATGGCCGACTACGGCGCTTTCATCGAGATCGCTCCCGGAGTGGAGGGTCTGATCCACGTATCGGAAATGTCGTGGAGCCAGCACCTGCGCTCGGCACAGGAATTCATGAAGGTGGGCGACGAAATCGAGGCCGTCATCCTGACCCTCGACCGCGACGAGCGCAAGATGTCGCTCGGCATCAAACAGCTTACGCCCGATCCGTGGGAAAATATCGAGACCAAATACCCCGTCGGCTCGCGCCACACCGCCAAAGTGCGTAACTTCACCAACTTCGGCGTATTCGTAGAGATCGAAGAGGGCATCGACGGACTGATCCACATCTCCGACCTGAGCTGGACGAAGAAAGTGAAACATCCGGCCGAATTCACCCAGATCGGCGCCGACATCGAAGTGGTCGTTCTGGAGATCGACAAGGAGAACCGCCGTCTGAGCCTGGGCCACAAGCAGCTCGAGGAGAACCCCTGGAACCAGTTCGAAGGTCAGTTCGCTGTGGATACCGTCCACGAAGGCACGATCACCGAACTGAACGACAAGGGTGCCGTGGTTGCTCTGGGCGACAACGTAGAGGGCTTCGCCCCCATGCGCCAGCTCGCCAAAGAGGACGGTTCGCAGGTGAAGGTGGGCGACAAGCTCGACTTCAAGGTGCTGGAGTTCTCGAAGGCCACCAAGCGCATCCTGCTGTCCCACACCCGTGTAAACGAGGATGTACGCCGCGCGGAAGACAAGGCCGAACGCGCAGAACGCCGCGCCAAGGAGGAGTCTACCGCCAGCTCCGTGAAGAAGATCAATGCTTCCGTAGAGAAGACCACGCTGGGAGACATTTCCGGTCTGGCCGAACTGAAGGCCCAGATGGAAGCCAGCGCCGCCGAGAAGAAAGGCGAATAA
- a CDS encoding ribonuclease Z, with translation MTFKVTILGSGSALPAAGKHHSAHVLNVHEQFYLVDCGEGTQSRLMRCGIPLLKLNAVFITHLHGDHLFGLFPMISTLGLLGRRTPLHLFGPGPLNEMLDFHLRHFDTQLPFEVKFHEADTRSYACLYENKVLEVWSVPLRHRIPCTGYLFREKTPPLNVRRDAVERYGLGIAQCVAAKRGEDVAVDTESGPLLLPNAEIAYRPYEPRSYAYLSDTLYSAKAASLVRGADLLYHEATFADADRALARQTGHSTTLQAAKAALAAGAERLLIGHFSARYKDDEAMASEARTLFPNTEAAVEGRTYAIAPRTNPLKC, from the coding sequence ATGACCTTCAAAGTTACCATACTCGGTAGCGGTTCGGCTCTGCCTGCGGCAGGAAAACACCACTCTGCTCATGTACTCAACGTACATGAGCAGTTTTATTTGGTGGACTGCGGAGAAGGCACCCAAAGCCGCCTCATGCGCTGCGGCATCCCGCTACTGAAGCTGAACGCCGTCTTCATCACCCACCTGCACGGAGACCATCTGTTCGGGCTTTTCCCGATGATCTCCACGCTGGGCTTGCTCGGCAGACGCACGCCCCTGCACCTGTTCGGTCCCGGACCGTTGAACGAAATGCTGGATTTCCACCTGCGCCATTTCGACACGCAGCTGCCGTTCGAGGTCAAGTTCCACGAGGCGGATACCCGCAGCTACGCCTGTCTCTACGAAAACAAGGTACTGGAGGTGTGGAGCGTCCCGCTGCGCCACCGCATACCCTGCACCGGTTATCTTTTCCGGGAAAAAACCCCTCCGCTCAACGTCCGCAGAGACGCGGTGGAACGTTACGGACTCGGCATCGCCCAATGCGTGGCGGCCAAACGGGGCGAAGACGTCGCCGTCGATACGGAAAGCGGCCCCCTGCTGCTTCCCAACGCCGAAATCGCCTACCGGCCCTACGAACCGCGCAGCTACGCCTATCTGAGCGACACGCTCTACTCGGCCAAGGCCGCATCGCTCGTCCGGGGAGCCGACCTGCTCTACCACGAAGCCACTTTCGCAGACGCCGACCGGGCCCTTGCCCGCCAGACGGGCCATTCGACCACGTTGCAAGCCGCCAAGGCCGCCCTCGCGGCCGGAGCGGAACGGCTGCTGATCGGTCACTTTTCCGCCCGGTACAAAGACGACGAGGCGATGGCCTCCGAGGCACGCACTCTGTTTCCGAATACGGAAGCGGCCGTCGAGGGAAGGACCTATGCGATCGCACCCCGGACCAATCCCCTCAAATGCTGA
- the thiC gene encoding phosphomethylpyrimidine synthase ThiC, translating to MDSKLFNFPQFSSRKIEIPGTLHDIRVGMREVALQNGEKIVLYDTTGPYTREGYVPDIERGLPRLKEAWHRPGEEFHTQMWYARQGIVTPEMEYVAIRESCGDPGSGITPETVRQDVAAGRAVIPCNRNHPEAEPMIIGSRYLVKINANIGNSKLGSGLDEEVEKALWSVRWGADTVMDLSTGSNIHAIREAILRNTPTPIGTVPMYQALEKAGGRVEKLTWEMYRDTLIEQAEQGVDYFTIHAGILRRHIPLALDRTTGIVSRGGSIMAKWMSINDCESFLYTHFEEICEIMKRYDIAFSLGDGLRPGSLADANDAAQFGELETLGELTRTAWKHDVQVIIEGPGHVPMNRIRENMERQVEQCHGAPFYTLGPLVCDIGAGYDHVTAAIGGAIIGALGTAMLCYVTTKEHLALPNRDDVREGVVTFKIAAHAADIAKGHPAAMARDKAMSRARYEFRWADQFNLSLDPERAARMHHEMITDGADHCAMCGPDFCAMKITRSIDGDPKK from the coding sequence ATGGACAGCAAACTTTTCAACTTTCCGCAATTCTCCTCCCGCAAGATCGAAATACCGGGCACACTCCACGACATCCGCGTAGGCATGCGCGAAGTGGCGCTCCAGAACGGAGAGAAGATCGTACTGTACGATACCACCGGCCCTTACACCCGCGAAGGATACGTTCCCGACATCGAGCGCGGCCTTCCCCGGCTGAAAGAGGCGTGGCACCGTCCCGGCGAGGAGTTCCACACCCAGATGTGGTATGCCCGGCAGGGAATCGTCACCCCCGAAATGGAGTATGTGGCCATCCGCGAGAGCTGCGGCGATCCCGGCAGCGGCATCACACCGGAAACCGTAAGGCAGGACGTGGCGGCAGGACGCGCCGTAATTCCCTGCAACCGCAACCACCCGGAAGCCGAACCGATGATCATCGGCAGCCGCTACCTGGTGAAGATCAATGCCAACATCGGCAACTCGAAGCTCGGTTCCGGTTTGGACGAAGAGGTAGAAAAGGCCCTCTGGTCGGTGCGCTGGGGCGCCGACACGGTGATGGACCTCTCCACGGGCAGCAACATCCACGCCATCCGAGAGGCGATCCTCCGTAACACCCCCACCCCGATCGGCACCGTACCGATGTACCAGGCCCTCGAAAAGGCGGGCGGCCGCGTGGAGAAACTCACCTGGGAAATGTACCGCGACACGCTGATCGAACAGGCCGAACAGGGCGTGGACTACTTCACCATCCACGCCGGCATTCTCCGGCGCCACATACCGCTGGCGCTGGACCGCACCACGGGCATCGTCTCGAGAGGCGGGTCGATCATGGCCAAATGGATGAGCATCAACGACTGCGAAAGTTTCCTCTACACCCATTTCGAGGAGATCTGCGAGATCATGAAACGCTACGACATCGCCTTCTCGCTGGGCGACGGACTGCGTCCCGGGTCGCTGGCCGACGCCAACGACGCCGCCCAGTTCGGCGAACTGGAAACGCTGGGCGAGCTGACCCGCACGGCCTGGAAACACGACGTGCAGGTCATCATCGAGGGCCCGGGCCACGTACCGATGAACCGCATCAGGGAAAACATGGAACGGCAGGTGGAACAGTGCCACGGAGCGCCCTTCTACACGCTCGGCCCGCTGGTGTGCGACATCGGCGCGGGGTACGATCACGTCACGGCCGCGATCGGCGGGGCCATCATCGGGGCACTGGGCACGGCCATGCTCTGCTATGTCACCACGAAAGAACACCTGGCCCTTCCCAACCGCGACGACGTGCGCGAAGGGGTGGTCACTTTCAAGATCGCCGCCCACGCCGCCGACATAGCCAAGGGACATCCCGCCGCCATGGCCCGAGACAAGGCCATGAGCCGGGCCCGCTACGAATTCCGCTGGGCCGACCAGTTCAACCTGTCGCTCGACCCGGAACGCGCTGCCCGCATGCACCACGAGATGATTACCGACGGCGCCGACCACTGCGCCATGTGCGGCCCCGATTTCTGCGCCATGAAGATCACCCGCTCGATCGATGGCGACCCGAAAAAATAG
- a CDS encoding aquaporin, whose product MKKKFLAEMTGTFVLVLMGCGAAVFNGGPTSVAAVLTIAFAFGLSVVAMAYAIGSVSGCHINPAITLGVWLSGRMSGREAGLYMAAQVIGAVIASAVIWLLVNSGNVFIPEEGTTTGANGYAEGNLIPALIAEIAFTFIFVLVVLGVTDEKGGNPALAGLAIGLTLTLVHIVCIPITGTSVNPARSIGPALFAGGEALSQLWLFIVAPLIGAALSAGVWKALRS is encoded by the coding sequence ATGAAGAAAAAATTCCTTGCAGAGATGACCGGAACGTTCGTCCTGGTACTGATGGGCTGCGGAGCCGCCGTATTCAACGGCGGACCGACCAGCGTGGCCGCCGTGCTGACCATCGCTTTCGCCTTCGGGCTCTCGGTCGTAGCCATGGCCTACGCGATCGGTTCCGTCAGCGGATGCCACATCAACCCGGCCATCACGCTGGGCGTATGGCTCAGCGGCCGGATGTCCGGCCGGGAAGCCGGCCTGTACATGGCGGCCCAGGTGATCGGCGCCGTGATCGCTTCGGCGGTCATCTGGCTGTTGGTCAACAGCGGCAACGTGTTCATCCCCGAAGAGGGGACCACGACCGGAGCGAACGGCTACGCCGAAGGAAACCTGATTCCGGCCCTGATCGCCGAAATCGCGTTCACCTTCATCTTCGTGCTGGTCGTCCTCGGCGTGACGGACGAAAAAGGCGGCAACCCTGCGCTGGCCGGCCTGGCTATCGGACTGACTCTCACACTGGTGCACATCGTCTGCATTCCCATCACCGGCACGTCGGTCAATCCCGCCCGCAGCATCGGTCCGGCCCTGTTTGCCGGCGGCGAGGCTCTCTCCCAGCTCTGGCTCTTCATCGTGGCGCCGCTTATCGGGGCCGCCCTCTCTGCCGGAGTGTGGAAAGCCCTGCGCTCCTGA
- a CDS encoding YhcH/YjgK/YiaL family protein — protein MVFDALSNGELYNTLNPRFAKAFAYLKTIDLASLAEGKYEIDGKEIFMSVMERDLKTPEQAALEVHDKYIDIQVVVAGQESFGWKDRKACASPRGEMSAEKDILFYDDKPSTYFSLLPGEFSIFFPGDAHAPLVGHGRIKKCVIKVLA, from the coding sequence ATGGTATTCGATGCATTATCCAACGGAGAGCTTTATAACACGCTCAACCCCCGTTTCGCCAAGGCGTTCGCCTATCTGAAGACGATCGACCTGGCATCCCTCGCCGAGGGAAAGTACGAAATCGACGGCAAGGAGATTTTCATGTCGGTCATGGAACGCGATCTGAAAACGCCCGAGCAGGCCGCGCTGGAGGTACACGATAAGTACATTGACATCCAGGTGGTTGTGGCCGGACAGGAGAGCTTCGGATGGAAGGACCGAAAGGCCTGCGCTTCGCCGCGCGGCGAAATGTCTGCGGAAAAGGATATTCTTTTCTACGACGACAAGCCTTCCACCTATTTCTCCCTGTTGCCGGGCGAATTCTCCATCTTCTTCCCGGGCGACGCGCACGCTCCGCTGGTAGGTCACGGACGGATCAAAAAGTGCGTCATCAAGGTGTTGGCGTAA
- a CDS encoding efflux RND transporter periplasmic adaptor subunit has translation MVRKSKTTLLILIPVIAVGAIVLYNYFTSQSPEEPDPERAAAAQEKENKGKSRGNRAVPVTVHVADFMRLDEGIRAVGTLLPNEEVDISSEIAGKVERITFQEGTPVKKGDLLVKVNDEDLQSQLKRAVFQRDLLKEKLGRNRILLEKDAISREAFDQIETDYNMVEADIQLLQVKIDKTEIRAPFDGVIGFRYISLGSYLQPNTLVARLVDYSKLKVEFSIPEKYHHASRVGSPISFTTEGNKTVNRATIYAIDPKVDEKTRTVSMRALFDNSSMQLLPGMFASVTTGQKTGSTLQIPTEAIVPEADHKKVWVVRNNHAVSVPVTTGVRGETTVEVTEGLSKGDSVIVTGLLQIRENSPLQITN, from the coding sequence ATGGTACGCAAATCCAAGACCACCCTGTTGATCCTTATCCCCGTGATCGCCGTGGGCGCTATCGTATTGTACAACTACTTCACCTCGCAATCCCCCGAAGAACCCGATCCGGAACGCGCGGCGGCCGCCCAGGAGAAAGAGAACAAGGGCAAGAGCCGGGGCAACCGGGCCGTTCCCGTCACCGTTCACGTCGCCGATTTCATGAGGCTGGACGAAGGTATCCGCGCCGTCGGAACGCTCCTGCCCAACGAAGAGGTGGATATTTCGAGCGAAATCGCCGGAAAGGTCGAACGGATCACCTTCCAGGAGGGCACGCCCGTCAAAAAAGGCGACCTGCTGGTGAAGGTCAACGACGAAGACCTCCAGTCCCAACTCAAACGGGCTGTGTTCCAGCGCGACCTGCTTAAGGAGAAGCTGGGGCGTAACCGCATCCTGCTCGAAAAGGACGCCATCAGCCGCGAGGCGTTCGACCAGATCGAAACCGACTACAACATGGTCGAAGCCGACATCCAGCTGCTCCAGGTCAAGATCGACAAGACAGAAATCCGCGCCCCGTTCGACGGCGTGATCGGTTTCCGCTACATCAGCCTCGGCAGCTATCTGCAACCCAATACGCTGGTGGCCAGGCTGGTGGACTACTCGAAACTGAAAGTGGAATTCTCCATTCCCGAAAAATACCACCACGCTTCCCGCGTGGGTTCGCCCATCAGTTTCACGACCGAAGGGAACAAGACGGTCAATCGGGCCACGATCTACGCCATCGACCCGAAAGTGGACGAAAAGACCCGTACGGTCTCCATGAGAGCCCTCTTCGACAACAGTTCGATGCAGTTGCTGCCCGGTATGTTCGCCAGCGTGACCACGGGCCAGAAAACAGGCTCCACGCTCCAGATACCGACCGAAGCGATCGTTCCCGAAGCCGACCATAAAAAGGTCTGGGTCGTGCGGAATAATCATGCCGTATCGGTTCCGGTCACCACGGGCGTGCGCGGCGAGACGACAGTGGAGGTCACCGAGGGCCTCAGCAAAGGCGACAGCGTGATCGTGACCGGCCTGCTCCAGATCCGCGAAAACTCCCCGCTTCAAATCACCAACTGA